A DNA window from Candidatus Omnitrophota bacterium contains the following coding sequences:
- a CDS encoding glycosyltransferase codes for MISVIINTKDRPEDLKVCVRSILKQARPVQELVIVDASRNPEEARAEMEQLLQESSIVLKYLHTKAGNAYQRNVGIANLDPDSQYVWFCDDDVVLPEYAAQTYIKKFEQHPDVAAVQGIEVNRTRQHALGNIVRRIFCVGYEGKSWKFLPSGEHVMVIHPVGDQYVGSFMVGLTCVRKRILDEFRFDEWFESYAWLEDYDFSYRIGRKYKMLITPDVKITHNRSNVSRLGPFISSRMLMLNKRYFFCKNVDKSAGRYCAFLWSLAGHLVLNCGKSIYKWDCGYFLGTLSGIGRMSLGRDC; via the coding sequence ATGATTAGTGTCATTATCAATACAAAAGACAGGCCGGAAGATCTCAAGGTTTGCGTGCGCTCAATCCTGAAACAGGCGCGGCCGGTTCAGGAGCTGGTTATTGTAGACGCCAGCCGGAATCCTGAGGAAGCAAGGGCAGAGATGGAACAACTGTTGCAAGAGAGTTCTATTGTCCTGAAGTACCTCCATACCAAGGCAGGGAATGCCTATCAGCGCAACGTGGGGATTGCGAATCTGGACCCGGATTCGCAATATGTCTGGTTTTGCGATGATGATGTTGTGCTGCCTGAATATGCGGCACAGACGTATATCAAGAAGTTTGAGCAGCACCCGGATGTTGCCGCAGTGCAGGGTATTGAAGTAAACAGAACCCGGCAGCATGCTCTTGGGAATATTGTGAGAAGAATATTTTGTGTCGGTTATGAAGGGAAATCCTGGAAGTTCTTGCCGTCCGGGGAGCACGTGATGGTGATTCATCCGGTTGGGGACCAATATGTGGGTAGCTTCATGGTGGGTCTCACCTGCGTAAGGAAGAGGATTCTGGACGAATTCCGGTTTGACGAATGGTTTGAAAGCTATGCGTGGCTCGAGGACTATGATTTCTCCTACAGGATAGGCAGAAAATACAAGATGTTGATTACACCGGATGTCAAAATTACCCACAATCGATCAAATGTGTCACGGCTTGGCCCTTTTATATCCAGCCGGATGCTAATGCTCAATAAGAGATACTTCTTCTGCAAGAATGTAGACAAGTCCGCCGGGCGATATTGTGCCTTTTTGTGGTCTCTGGCAGGCCACTTGGTCCTCAATTGCGGGAAGAGCATTTACAAATGGGACTGCGGGTATTTTCTGGGAACCCTCTCGGGAATTGGGAGGATGTCCTTGGGGAGAGACTGTTGA
- a CDS encoding ABC transporter permease subunit — MNVSAVLHSGTESQPPQSFALSDAAARSFRARTQRIDRFARVLISISGISVIAAVLGIGIFLLTELAPLFGGADVVQIQQLSTSVNGSGLVVLSDEHQEKFLTIDTEPWVRVQSLLPEKAPQKLELEGLSGQKLLSVYRQNQSSRVAFGTNQGKVWVGSIALNTVFVGSERTIQAAVEREVLLDIAEGEISKVAFRAAEDVELAISLVDGSNLVATRVAVKRPLVGPVKRTPSNGVIPMDAPQTVTGILIKEDCQEVLLGTSGGELQRWRVPSVGPPVLLECLRVVEEGGVNFMAFILGDRSVAIGSGNGEVQTWSPVRDPGSEDGWTYERVHSFKKHDTAIAQIVGSPRDKGFVTASTDGALKLHYMTTDATLAEWEMNSAPVALEFTPKADGLLALDSDGRMHQWRVDNPHPEISWKALFGKVRYEGYDEPKYVWQSHGATDDFEAKFSMVPLVFGTLKGTLYAMLFAAPIALFGALYSSQFLDKRLRNPVKSFVELMAALPSVVLGFVAGVILAPFCQGYVVSILILPVLLPIVVILGMTLLSNFSPVVLQALIRKSELWVMLGFLCVGCWLALVLGPLLERLVFGGDFQDWLLDLFGTRYDQRNALVVGMIMGFAVVPLIFTICEDAFSSVPQRLVSGSLACGASPWQTAWKVVLPAAGSGVFSAVMVGFGRAVGETMIVLMATGNTPIMDWSAFNGFRALSANIAVEIPEAPWGSTHYRVLFVAALLLFCMTFIVNTVAEMVRLRLRKRLQGM; from the coding sequence ATGAATGTTTCGGCCGTTCTCCATTCTGGAACGGAATCGCAGCCGCCGCAGTCGTTCGCCCTGAGCGATGCGGCGGCTCGGTCTTTTCGAGCGCGCACCCAGCGAATAGACCGCTTTGCCCGGGTTTTGATTTCCATCAGTGGTATCTCAGTGATTGCTGCAGTGCTTGGAATCGGTATCTTTCTTCTCACGGAACTGGCTCCGCTTTTTGGGGGCGCGGACGTGGTCCAGATTCAGCAGCTTTCGACTTCCGTTAACGGTTCCGGCTTAGTGGTGCTTTCCGACGAGCACCAGGAGAAGTTTCTTACTATTGATACGGAGCCCTGGGTGCGGGTGCAGTCCCTTTTGCCGGAAAAGGCCCCTCAGAAATTGGAGTTGGAAGGGCTTAGCGGCCAAAAGCTTCTTTCGGTCTACAGACAGAATCAATCCTCCAGAGTGGCTTTTGGGACGAATCAGGGAAAGGTGTGGGTCGGCAGCATTGCCTTGAACACAGTGTTTGTAGGTTCGGAGCGCACCATCCAGGCTGCTGTGGAAAGGGAAGTCTTACTCGATATCGCAGAAGGGGAGATCAGCAAAGTCGCTTTCAGAGCCGCTGAAGATGTTGAATTAGCGATTTCTCTTGTCGATGGTTCCAACCTTGTAGCCACCCGCGTTGCCGTAAAACGGCCTTTAGTGGGCCCGGTTAAGCGAACACCTTCCAATGGGGTGATTCCCATGGACGCTCCTCAAACGGTAACCGGAATTCTGATTAAGGAGGACTGCCAGGAAGTCCTGTTGGGTACCTCCGGAGGGGAATTGCAGCGCTGGCGAGTGCCTTCCGTCGGCCCCCCTGTTCTTTTGGAATGCCTCCGGGTGGTAGAGGAAGGAGGCGTGAATTTTATGGCCTTCATCCTCGGGGATAGGTCCGTAGCGATTGGGAGCGGTAACGGAGAAGTCCAGACTTGGTCTCCGGTGAGGGATCCGGGCAGTGAGGATGGTTGGACTTATGAGCGCGTGCATTCCTTCAAAAAGCACGATACGGCCATTGCCCAGATTGTGGGCTCGCCCAGGGACAAAGGGTTTGTGACTGCCTCAACAGACGGAGCCCTGAAGCTGCACTACATGACCACGGATGCGACTCTGGCGGAATGGGAGATGAACAGCGCGCCTGTTGCTCTGGAGTTTACGCCAAAAGCCGATGGCCTGCTCGCGTTGGATTCGGATGGCCGGATGCATCAGTGGAGGGTGGATAATCCCCATCCGGAAATTAGTTGGAAAGCTCTTTTTGGAAAGGTTCGCTATGAAGGCTATGACGAGCCCAAATATGTCTGGCAGTCGCATGGAGCAACCGATGACTTTGAGGCCAAGTTCAGCATGGTGCCCTTGGTCTTCGGAACACTGAAGGGCACTCTTTATGCCATGCTCTTTGCCGCGCCCATTGCTTTGTTTGGAGCCTTGTACAGTTCCCAGTTTTTGGACAAGCGGTTGCGCAACCCGGTAAAGTCCTTTGTTGAGTTAATGGCGGCGCTTCCGAGCGTTGTCCTGGGTTTTGTAGCGGGTGTGATTCTGGCTCCGTTTTGTCAGGGCTATGTGGTCTCAATCTTGATCTTGCCGGTGCTGCTTCCTATTGTGGTGATTCTCGGAATGACCTTGTTGTCCAATTTTTCCCCAGTTGTCTTGCAAGCGCTCATTCGAAAGTCCGAACTCTGGGTGATGTTAGGTTTTCTCTGCGTGGGCTGCTGGCTGGCCTTGGTCCTGGGGCCTTTGTTGGAACGGCTGGTTTTTGGAGGGGATTTTCAAGACTGGCTGTTGGATTTGTTTGGGACCCGTTATGACCAGCGGAATGCTTTGGTTGTTGGAATGATCATGGGCTTCGCGGTAGTCCCGCTCATTTTTACCATTTGCGAGGACGCATTTTCATCCGTGCCTCAGCGTTTGGTGTCGGGCTCCCTGGCTTGCGGGGCTTCGCCCTGGCAGACTGCGTGGAAAGTGGTTTTGCCTGCGGCAGGATCCGGTGTGTTTTCAGCCGTTATGGTGGGTTTCGGCCGTGCGGTGGGGGAGACCATGATTGTTCTTATGGCAACCGGCAATACTCCGATTATGGATTGGTCCGCCTTTAATGGATTTCGAGCCTTGTCTGCGAATATAGCGGTTGAAATTCCGGAGGCACCCTGGGGCAGCACGCACTACCGGGTACTTTTTGTGGCTGCGCTCCTTCTTTTCTGTATGACATTTATCGTTAATACAGTCGCGGAAATGGTTCGTCTAAGACTTCGAAAGCGATTGCAGGGGATGTAG
- the pstA gene encoding phosphate ABC transporter permease PstA, giving the protein MKRSKIKNTLDTVPIWVTGSMLGVALLMIVALLGLILVQGLGAFWPQPLWKISLNNGQEYLALDHRGEVIPAQEDSAGEPLRRTLYRIGNKDLYGKDFVWIDHSEIKSLERPREAVAVERLEWGPLYGYVQAVIARGVQSSGRSDEVWNKLQEQLPLAAKRRKKIHELEKAEIGRISGKISQARLDIKKVELKMDPGSLRAREMIDAQQKRIKDLNEKYEEAAKTLAELRAEDREFEVLFRTVEGHEKSLPISSIVRLYEPNRLTWFGKAGVYLSRMAEFILGQPREANSEGGVAPAIFGTVMMTLIMTIAVVPLGVLAAFYLHEYAKQGPMVSGVRIAVNNLAGVPSIVFGVFGVGFFCYMVGGTIDQLFYPERLPSPTFGGGGILWASLTLALLTLPVVIVSTEEALAAVPNSVREASLACGATKFQTVWKVVMKAATPGILTGAILAMARGAGEVAPLMITGVVKLAPDLPVDAVWPYLHFDRKFMHLGFHIYDVGFQSPNIEASKAMVYMTSLLLLTIVVCLNISAMQIRARLRGELRDAAT; this is encoded by the coding sequence ATGAAACGATCCAAAATCAAGAATACATTGGATACGGTCCCGATTTGGGTCACCGGCAGCATGCTGGGCGTTGCCCTTTTGATGATTGTGGCTCTCCTTGGACTGATCCTTGTTCAAGGGCTGGGGGCTTTTTGGCCCCAACCCTTGTGGAAAATTTCACTCAATAACGGCCAAGAGTATTTGGCGCTGGACCATCGTGGCGAGGTGATTCCCGCCCAGGAGGATAGCGCCGGTGAACCCTTGCGCCGGACTTTGTACCGGATCGGAAATAAGGATCTGTACGGGAAAGACTTTGTCTGGATTGACCACAGCGAAATCAAATCTCTGGAAAGGCCAAGGGAGGCGGTGGCAGTAGAGCGTCTGGAATGGGGGCCTTTGTATGGGTACGTTCAAGCTGTGATCGCGCGGGGTGTGCAGAGTTCCGGGCGGTCCGACGAGGTTTGGAATAAGCTTCAGGAACAGCTCCCATTAGCTGCCAAGCGCCGGAAGAAGATTCATGAGCTTGAGAAGGCGGAGATCGGAAGGATTAGCGGCAAAATCAGCCAAGCCCGCCTGGACATCAAGAAGGTGGAGCTGAAAATGGACCCCGGGTCTCTGCGCGCCCGGGAAATGATTGATGCCCAACAAAAACGCATCAAAGATCTGAATGAGAAGTATGAGGAAGCGGCGAAGACACTGGCTGAGCTCCGTGCCGAAGACCGGGAATTTGAAGTGCTGTTTCGGACGGTGGAGGGGCATGAGAAGAGTCTGCCCATCTCTTCTATTGTCCGGCTCTACGAACCAAACCGTCTGACATGGTTCGGGAAAGCGGGGGTCTATCTGTCCAGAATGGCCGAGTTTATTTTGGGGCAGCCGCGGGAGGCCAACTCCGAAGGAGGCGTGGCCCCTGCGATCTTTGGAACGGTCATGATGACTCTGATCATGACAATCGCGGTTGTCCCGCTCGGGGTGCTTGCGGCATTTTATTTGCATGAATACGCGAAGCAGGGGCCGATGGTTTCCGGAGTCCGGATCGCGGTAAATAATTTGGCCGGAGTGCCGTCCATTGTCTTCGGGGTTTTCGGAGTGGGTTTCTTCTGCTACATGGTAGGAGGAACCATCGACCAGCTCTTCTATCCGGAGCGTCTGCCGAGCCCGACGTTTGGAGGAGGTGGGATTCTTTGGGCCTCGCTCACCCTGGCGCTTCTGACGTTGCCTGTGGTAATCGTTTCCACAGAGGAGGCTTTGGCTGCAGTGCCCAATTCGGTCCGCGAGGCTTCTCTGGCTTGCGGGGCCACCAAGTTTCAGACGGTTTGGAAAGTCGTGATGAAGGCTGCAACGCCGGGTATTTTGACCGGCGCTATTTTAGCCATGGCGCGCGGTGCGGGGGAGGTTGCGCCCCTTATGATTACGGGGGTTGTAAAGCTGGCGCCCGATTTGCCTGTGGATGCGGTCTGGCCTTATCTGCACTTTGATCGCAAGTTTATGCATCTAGGTTTTCATATTTATGACGTGGGATTTCAGTCCCCAAATATCGAAGCCTCCAAGGCGATGGTCTATATGACCAGTCTTTTGCTGTTAACAATTGTCGTTTGTTTGAATATCTCCGCCATGCAGATTCGTGCCCGCTTGCGCGGAGAACTGCGCGACGCAGCGACATAG
- a CDS encoding putative porin yields the protein MRKWTALAAAFLVACFLSPSQLFASEVDVLLDKLVEKGLLTRADAEEVRGEMKAESRAAISSTEDVAVVKTAGPEWKVSGDIRLRNEYRERTGSTSQNRQRVRFRVGVDAKISDELKVGARVATGSLTDPVSTNQTFDDTFVKKNFNLDRAYIKWTPDTESSVKVMAEGGIFGNPFHTVSPMIWDDDLSFAGVAGKLTHEGEIGDVFLVLGVFPVDSDGYGSDAPTLYSTQLGASVKPFENARSEFAGNLKVTGAFAFHIFQNTANKAIINTQTGNTAAASDFNEFNPSIQLDTKIAAVPFKLFADYVNNDGGGSQDTGYLVGFKLGKAKEPWSLKKGVEVGYFYEKLEADAAFDAFVDSDFGSGGTNHKGHKVWLKLATLENSSLQFAYFDTKAVTGAVADNDTFQVDWVTKF from the coding sequence ATGCGTAAGTGGACAGCTTTGGCTGCAGCCTTTCTGGTTGCATGCTTTTTGTCGCCATCACAGCTCTTTGCAAGTGAAGTGGATGTTCTGCTCGATAAGCTGGTCGAGAAAGGTCTTTTGACTCGTGCCGATGCCGAAGAAGTGCGGGGCGAAATGAAGGCCGAGTCCCGCGCAGCAATCTCATCAACAGAAGATGTTGCTGTGGTGAAGACTGCAGGGCCGGAGTGGAAGGTCAGCGGTGACATCCGGCTTCGAAATGAGTACCGGGAACGAACGGGTAGCACAAGTCAGAACCGGCAAAGAGTCCGTTTTCGCGTAGGTGTGGACGCGAAAATTAGCGACGAGCTGAAGGTTGGAGCTCGTGTGGCTACGGGCAGCCTGACAGACCCGGTTTCCACGAATCAGACCTTCGACGATACCTTTGTGAAGAAGAACTTCAATCTGGACCGTGCTTATATCAAGTGGACTCCGGATACAGAGTCAAGTGTGAAGGTTATGGCCGAAGGAGGAATTTTCGGAAATCCGTTCCATACTGTGAGTCCGATGATATGGGATGACGACCTTTCCTTTGCCGGTGTTGCAGGTAAGTTGACGCACGAAGGGGAAATCGGGGATGTGTTCCTGGTTTTGGGCGTATTTCCGGTTGATTCGGATGGGTATGGCAGCGACGCCCCCACACTGTATTCGACTCAGTTGGGCGCCAGCGTAAAACCATTCGAGAACGCCCGCTCCGAATTCGCCGGCAATCTGAAGGTGACCGGAGCTTTTGCCTTTCATATCTTCCAAAACACCGCAAACAAGGCAATCATTAACACCCAAACAGGCAATACAGCCGCAGCCAGTGATTTCAACGAGTTCAACCCTTCGATTCAACTTGACACCAAAATTGCCGCCGTTCCCTTCAAGCTTTTTGCGGATTATGTTAATAATGACGGCGGGGGCAGCCAGGATACCGGTTATCTGGTTGGTTTTAAGCTCGGCAAGGCAAAAGAGCCGTGGTCTCTCAAGAAGGGTGTGGAGGTCGGTTACTTCTATGAAAAGCTGGAGGCAGACGCCGCCTTTGACGCGTTTGTGGATTCGGACTTCGGTTCTGGCGGGACCAACCACAAAGGACACAAAGTCTGGTTGAAGCTGGCCACACTCGAAAACTCCAGCCTTCAATTCGCCTATTTTGATACCAAAGCTGTCACAGGGGCTGTGGCAGATAACGATACCTTTCAGGTTGATTGGGTTACTAAGTTCTAA
- the pstB gene encoding phosphate ABC transporter ATP-binding protein, translating to MVKTMDKQKESNQSRIPKAQVGPDSLQSSSKPALTVQELDVYYGKTQALKQINMTVPEHRISALIGPSGCGKSTLLRCFNRINDLIEEFRAEGKILLYDENILDPGIDVTGLRKKIGMVFQKPNPFPMTIYENVAYGLRVDGINNREYLRQAVEESLKSAALWDEVKDRLESNALRLSGGQQQRLCIARAIANKPSVLLLDEPCSALDPISTAKIEELLHQLKERYTIVIVTHNMQQAARVSDITGFMLLGDLVEVGKTDELFTNPEDERTEAYITGRFG from the coding sequence ATGGTAAAGACTATGGATAAGCAAAAAGAGTCTAATCAATCGCGAATACCCAAAGCACAGGTCGGGCCTGATAGTCTGCAAAGTTCGTCCAAGCCCGCGTTGACTGTACAAGAGCTGGATGTCTATTATGGAAAGACGCAAGCTCTCAAGCAGATCAACATGACAGTGCCTGAGCACCGGATATCGGCTTTGATTGGCCCCTCAGGCTGCGGCAAGTCCACCTTGTTGCGCTGCTTTAACCGGATCAATGACCTGATCGAGGAGTTTAGGGCGGAGGGGAAGATTCTTCTGTATGATGAGAACATTTTAGATCCCGGGATTGATGTGACCGGATTGCGCAAGAAAATCGGAATGGTTTTCCAGAAGCCGAACCCGTTCCCTATGACCATTTATGAGAATGTGGCCTACGGTTTGCGTGTGGACGGAATCAATAACCGGGAGTATTTGAGGCAGGCTGTTGAAGAGAGCTTGAAGAGCGCAGCTCTTTGGGATGAAGTCAAGGACCGTCTTGAGAGTAACGCCTTACGTTTGAGCGGGGGCCAGCAGCAACGCCTTTGTATTGCGCGCGCTATTGCCAACAAGCCGTCTGTCTTGCTGTTGGATGAGCCGTGTTCAGCCCTGGATCCGATATCCACTGCCAAGATCGAAGAGTTGTTGCACCAGCTCAAAGAGAGATATACGATTGTGATTGTGACTCACAATATGCAGCAGGCTGCGCGGGTTTCAGATATAACGGGGTTTATGTTGCTGGGAGATTTGGTGGAGGTAGGCAAGACGGATGAGCTCTTCACAAACCCCGAGGATGAGCGCACTGAGGCTTACATAACCGGAAGATTCGGCTAG
- a CDS encoding phosphate ABC transporter substrate-binding protein PstS family protein, translating into MRKTGIFLAASALIFLGASVSYAASVDSQLPKYAKVSGISGNLNSVGSDTLNNLMTLWAEGFAKHYPNVKIQIEGKGSSTAPPALIEGTAHLGPMSRPMKSKEIDAFEAKYGYKPTVFRVALDALAVYVNKDNPISFMTMEQVDSIFSTTRNLGGSTDITTWRQLGLTGAWDKPVSIYGRNSASGTYGYFREIAMGKGDYKPVVKEQPGSAAVVEGVTNDLFGIGYSGVGYKTAGVKALPLTAKGSVEAFAPVEENVYSGDYPLSRYLYVYVNKAPGQGLDPLTSEFLKFVLSQEGQEQVIKDGYVPLVWDIAKDDLAEL; encoded by the coding sequence ATGCGTAAGACTGGAATATTCTTGGCGGCATCCGCTCTCATTTTTTTGGGCGCGTCTGTGAGCTATGCTGCCTCAGTTGATTCCCAGCTTCCGAAGTATGCGAAAGTATCTGGGATTTCTGGGAATCTCAACAGCGTGGGTTCGGATACGCTGAACAATCTGATGACTCTCTGGGCTGAGGGGTTTGCCAAGCACTATCCGAACGTGAAGATTCAGATTGAGGGCAAGGGTTCTTCAACCGCGCCGCCGGCTTTGATTGAAGGGACGGCTCATTTGGGCCCCATGTCGCGTCCGATGAAGTCCAAGGAGATTGACGCATTTGAAGCAAAGTACGGATACAAACCCACGGTTTTCCGCGTGGCTCTGGATGCCTTGGCGGTCTATGTGAACAAGGACAATCCCATCTCTTTTATGACCATGGAGCAGGTGGACTCGATCTTTTCCACGACTCGTAATTTGGGAGGGAGTACGGATATCACGACCTGGCGCCAGTTGGGTTTGACAGGGGCCTGGGATAAGCCCGTTAGTATTTATGGACGCAACTCCGCATCCGGAACCTATGGGTATTTTCGAGAAATTGCCATGGGTAAGGGCGATTACAAACCAGTGGTGAAGGAACAGCCGGGTTCTGCGGCCGTGGTCGAAGGTGTGACCAATGACCTCTTTGGGATTGGGTATAGTGGTGTGGGCTACAAGACTGCCGGGGTCAAGGCCTTGCCGCTTACGGCCAAAGGGAGTGTGGAAGCATTTGCTCCGGTCGAGGAGAATGTTTATTCCGGAGACTACCCCTTGAGCCGCTACCTGTATGTCTACGTGAACAAGGCGCCTGGCCAGGGGCTTGATCCGTTGACCTCTGAGTTCCTGAAGTTTGTCCTCAGTCAGGAAGGCCAGGAACAGGTCATCAAGGATGGCTATGTTCCTCTGGTTTGGGACATTGCCAAGGATGATCTAGCAGAACTCTGA
- a CDS encoding HAMP domain-containing protein produces the protein MRQPLYKTLLLNMLAVIVISFLCAAIIGDTLGAKWVVKQRTASLEQLGRVMLPQARDGFGPPAPNSESQAVARRLGSLGNCRVTLISNDGVVIGDSERNSESLPLMESHRNRPEFIQAVDEGLGFGFRYSRTLKKDFLYVAFRVEKEGRSAGVFRLAISLTELEQLRGSMRQAAFVSLGLGLLFAVLLSLWFSRRLTRPIAHMTQVARRMAEGDLDEEIRTSEIEEVAELGITLNGMARSLRGHMDSLLAEKNQATAIVQSMAEGVVALDEIGRVLMINPAAAQMFDVAVARPRGLPLVEVIRQHEMNELVEQVQLKKKTARRDIHVYQPVERVLTAQAVLTGSFGPGDPHTVIVIQDLTEQQRYERLRREFVANVSHELRTPLTSIRGLAETLEEGALEDPKNNRRFLGIIREESSRLERLIEDLLQLARIESQEAAFKTQEVDLEKLVLGLAKTFQSELKKRSQKLQIELGNLPPVQGDPRRLEQVFINLMDNAIKYNKDCGEIRISAQKADGKLRISVQDTGIGIPEEDLPRIFERFYRVDKARSRELGGTGLGLSIVKHIVEEHGGEVSVTSELSKGSVFLITLRLAAG, from the coding sequence ATGCTTCCTCAGGCGCGGGATGGTTTCGGCCCCCCGGCCCCAAATTCTGAATCGCAGGCTGTAGCCCGGCGCTTGGGAAGCCTGGGCAACTGCCGGGTCACATTGATTTCTAATGACGGCGTTGTCATCGGAGATTCGGAGAGAAACTCCGAATCTCTTCCGCTGATGGAATCCCACCGCAACCGCCCCGAATTTATTCAAGCCGTGGATGAAGGTCTCGGCTTCGGGTTTCGTTACAGCCGCACCCTGAAGAAGGATTTTCTGTATGTGGCATTCCGCGTTGAAAAGGAGGGGCGCTCAGCAGGGGTGTTTCGTTTGGCCATTTCCTTAACGGAGCTGGAGCAATTGAGGGGCTCCATGCGCCAAGCTGCATTCGTCAGTCTGGGGCTTGGGTTGCTCTTTGCGGTTTTATTGAGCCTGTGGTTTTCCAGGCGCTTGACCCGGCCTATTGCGCACATGACTCAGGTGGCTCGCCGGATGGCTGAGGGGGATCTGGATGAGGAGATCAGAACCAGTGAAATTGAAGAGGTAGCGGAGTTGGGGATAACTCTGAATGGGATGGCTCGTTCTCTACGGGGTCACATGGACAGTCTTTTGGCCGAAAAGAACCAAGCCACAGCGATCGTCCAAAGCATGGCTGAAGGTGTGGTGGCCCTGGATGAAATAGGCCGTGTTTTGATGATCAATCCAGCCGCGGCTCAGATGTTCGATGTGGCGGTTGCAAGACCCAGAGGCCTGCCGTTGGTTGAAGTGATCCGGCAGCACGAGATGAATGAGTTGGTGGAACAAGTACAGCTCAAGAAGAAGACCGCGCGGCGAGACATCCATGTTTATCAGCCGGTGGAAAGGGTTCTGACCGCCCAGGCTGTTTTGACGGGCAGTTTCGGACCTGGAGATCCTCATACGGTCATTGTGATTCAGGACCTTACTGAGCAACAACGCTATGAGCGCTTGAGGCGGGAGTTTGTGGCCAACGTTTCCCATGAATTGAGGACACCGCTCACATCAATCCGGGGTCTTGCGGAAACCCTGGAAGAGGGGGCTTTAGAGGATCCGAAGAATAACCGGCGCTTTCTCGGGATCATACGTGAAGAGAGCAGCCGGCTGGAGCGTCTTATCGAGGACTTGCTGCAGCTTGCGCGCATCGAGTCCCAAGAGGCCGCTTTTAAAACACAGGAAGTGGATTTGGAAAAATTAGTCTTGGGCTTGGCCAAAACTTTCCAGTCTGAACTCAAGAAGCGAAGCCAAAAACTGCAGATTGAGCTCGGCAATCTGCCGCCAGTCCAAGGGGATCCGCGGCGATTGGAGCAAGTTTTTATCAATCTGATGGACAATGCCATTAAGTACAACAAGGACTGCGGAGAGATTAGGATTTCTGCTCAAAAGGCGGACGGGAAATTAAGAATTTCCGTTCAGGATACGGGCATCGGTATTCCCGAAGAGGATCTTCCCCGAATCTTCGAGCGCTTCTATCGTGTGGACAAAGCACGCTCCCGGGAGCTTGGAGGAACCGGCCTGGGGCTGTCCATCGTCAAACACATTGTGGAGGAGCACGGGGGGGAAGTTTCTGTGACCAGCGAGTTGTCCAAAGGATCGGTTTTCTTGATTACCTTGCGGCTGGCCGCGGGATAA
- the phoU gene encoding phosphate signaling complex protein PhoU — protein sequence MNRQFDSEQIELQGKLLHMAGLAEEAIGNAVRALESRDSALADAVIQNDEAINLSEIEIENQCLRLLALRSPEATDLRFITMIFKINNDLERIGDLAVNIAERSLDLLRSPLLKPLIDIPRMADIAQGMVKDALDAFVRRDADLAVEVCRRDDQVDLINDQLFRELLTYMLQDPTSIERAVGLIFVGRHLERIADHSTNIAEDVVYLVKGKTIKHHTGLG from the coding sequence GTGAACAGACAATTTGACTCAGAACAAATCGAGCTTCAGGGGAAACTGCTCCACATGGCCGGCCTTGCGGAAGAGGCGATCGGCAATGCGGTGCGCGCTCTGGAATCCCGTGATTCCGCCTTGGCGGATGCTGTTATTCAAAATGACGAGGCGATCAATCTTTCGGAGATCGAGATCGAGAATCAATGCCTGAGACTCCTTGCGCTGCGGTCTCCCGAAGCTACAGATCTCCGGTTTATCACAATGATTTTCAAAATCAATAATGATTTGGAGCGTATTGGTGACTTAGCTGTCAATATCGCTGAGCGAAGTCTGGATCTTTTGCGCTCCCCCCTCCTTAAACCGCTTATCGATATTCCACGCATGGCGGATATTGCCCAAGGGATGGTCAAGGATGCTCTGGATGCTTTTGTGCGTAGGGATGCCGATCTGGCTGTAGAAGTCTGCCGCCGTGATGACCAGGTTGACCTGATTAACGATCAGCTCTTTCGGGAACTGTTGACATATATGCTTCAGGACCCGACGAGCATCGAACGCGCTGTGGGTCTGATTTTCGTGGGGCGCCATTTGGAGCGCATTGCAGACCACTCGACCAATATCGCGGAAGACGTTGTCTATTTAGTCAAAGGCAAAACGATTAAGCACCATACAGGGCTAGGCTAA